From the Lemur catta isolate mLemCat1 chromosome 1, mLemCat1.pri, whole genome shotgun sequence genome, the window ctggttccaaactcctggcctcaagcaatcttaaAGTGgtaggtgccaccatgcccggctaattttttctattttttgtagagatggggtctcgcttttgctcggGCTGATCtccaattcctgacctcaagcagtcctctcagcctcccaaagtgctaggattacaggcgtgagccaccacacccagcctaaaattttttaatgatagTTAACTTGTAGGACTGGGACTGAAGTTCTGGGATGAAGATTGTTACTTTCtgtgcttttgtacagtttgaaatTTTTGCCATgtacatatattactttttatgttcagggttatagttttattttattaagttgtAACAGTGAGATTTGGATCAAAATGCTCcagaaaaataatcaagaagCAAACAAGATTGTCAAAATGTTGAAGCTAGATGATAAACATGTGGggattcattatattattctccttttgtgtatattcgaatttttcattgtaaaataaaaactaaactgataaattttaactataaTTTAGCTTTGAAATCAgctttgcaattaaaaaaactaataaatgtatGAGGACAGTAAATGTccctatgatttttttaattgagatataatccacatacCATAAAAGGAGTGTATAATttggtggtttttagtatattcatgagattgtgcaaccatcaccagtattgaaacatttataaaacattgttatcaaccaaaaaaaacccatacCAATTAGCAGTCAGTGCCCCTACTCTGCCAGACGCTGGCAACCACTATGGTGACATGTGTTGGGACTTTATTTCTTATTGTGGTTGAGTAATATCCACTCTGTGGATCTTTGCTTATCCATTGGTTAGTTGATgtatatttgggttgtttttactcTTTTGGCTATATATTACTTGTTAAAGTTTAAATGTGTAAGAAAagacctgattttttttttttaaggtgggaGGTGATTCAATGTTTTTTATCAAGACCATTTTGAAAAACTTCACTACCAAGAGGTTATGAAGTTTTGGAATGTCCACTGTATATGGTTTCACTAAAAGTAAGAAATTGTTTGTATTTTAGATAACATTCAGTCAGCCAGGCCTAGATATTCAGAGCAGAAGTATGGAATATGTACAGCGGCAACTGTCTAAGGAATGTGGAAGCCTGAAGTCCCAAAATAGGGTAAGTAATGTTACTTTATCTTCTGATATGGTGTGTAACTAATTAGTATATAGGTGAAGTTTTCCAGTCCTTCTAATTCTCCATATAGTTGAATTATACTAGAAAActtttcattgtaaaaattttCTGCACATATGCTTATAAACCCTGTTACTTAAACTCCATCCAAACTTCTCATTTGAATCTGAGGGATTGCGCAGCTGTATTTTTCACCACATAAAGCCGAAAGGAATTGTATGTTGTTAATTTAAAGGACTGCATCCATCATCCTGCTTTTAGCCCAGACTTGGAATTTTTTAGCCCCAATTCCAGATACCTGAGGAATAGAAAGAAGTTTGCCCCCAACCTGGTTCAGGTGCTTGCTTGTAGACTAGTCACTATGTTTAGGAACTAGGAGATACAAATTTGCCTACTAGCAGCCCACCTTTATGATGATGGGAAGTTTCAAAAGACTTAATTTTGTTCCTTGGCCTCAAAGAGGCAATCTCTCCAGAAGGATTAAAAGGGAGGTGGAGGAGTCATTTTTCAGAGACTTTCTGTATAACCAAACTATAAATATATCTATCCTtatattaatttgctagggctccgataacaaagtaccacacatTGGGTGGcttaagaacagaaatttattttctcacagttctggaggctagaagttcaagatccaAGGTATCAGCGGGTTTGGATTCTTCTGGGGCCTTTCTACTTGGCATGCAGATgaccaccttctcactgtgtcctcaaatGGCCTTTGCTCTGCACATATGtccctggtgtctctctgtgtccaaatttcctcttataaAGATACCAGCTGGGTTGGATTAAGGTCTACCCTAAGGGCCACATTAGTCATCTCTTTTAGGGCCctctctccaaatatagtcacattctgaggtactggaggttaggcctcaacatatgaatttgaagtGGAGCCAATTTAGCCCATAACATTCTGCCCTCTGGCCACAAAATTCCTGCCCTTCTCACACGCAAAATACATTTCACCGTCATCCCAGCAGCCCCAGAGTCTTACCCTACTTCATCATCGATTAAATCCCaaatctcatctaaatatcatctaaatctcAATCAAGTGTGGGTGGGACTTAGGGTACGATTCAACTTGAGGCAAAATTTCTTCCCTAGCTGTGAACATATGAAACCAGACAAGTTATTGGTTACAAAATACAGTGGTAGGAAAGGCTTTCAAAAGTGagaaatttaaatgaagaaaggtgTCATGAGTCCCAAACAATTTcaaaacctaaaagaaaattccattagATTTTAAGCCTTTAAAAAGATGTTacaattttttaagattttaggaTTACGAATAATCCTCTTTGGCTTAATGCTTTGTCCTCTGGGCCCACTGTAATGGTagccccagcccctcagccctaAGTGTCAGCATCACCCCTGAGGCTCTGGCCCACTGAAACTGAGGACTTGGCCCCATTCTTTGGAACTGAGGAGACAGCCTGCCTTCAGGCCATTCTTCCCTCTTTCTGCAGGATAACATGTGTTCACATCCACGTAGCTTCCTTGGCCCATCCTGTAGAATTCCAGAAGTCTTACGGCCCTTTCTTCATTttgtcctttctctgtctccttcagTCCCAATTGGCAGCATTTCACTTTCTCATATGGTTGTCCAGCTACACCTAGGTGTTCTCTTTAGtactgaggtccccaacccctagggctgcagaccagtaccagcagtccctggcctgttaccaactgggctgcagagccgtgcctccccgcccctccacctgtggaaaaattgtcttccatgaaacttagaaaccaggccacacacacaacaggaggtgagtggcaggtgagcgagcaaagtttcatctgtatttatagctgctcgcCATGGCTCACTCAGTGAGCGCCACCTCCCAccttcaccccacccccatctgtggaaaaatcatcttccatgaaactggtacTTGGTGCCAAAAAGATCGAGGACTACTGCTCTAGAacatgctttctcatttttttcaatttgcatagactgagaattttccaaatcttttaagtttggttccttttgcttaacaattccttcttcaatttttctctctcctttcacaTTTTACTGTAGGCAGCAAGGAGAAAGTAGGCTACAgttcaacactttgcttagaaatctctGCTAAATATCCAGGTTCATCACTCACAAGTTCTACCTTCCAAAAAGCACTAGAACACAACTTagccaagtttttttttatttttttatttcagcttatcatcacgGGGATACAAACTTAGCCAAGTTCTTTaccactttataacaaggatcgCCTTTCTTCTGGTGTCCAATACATGTTCCTTATTTCCATCTGAGACCGCACCACAAGCACCTTTAAAGTTCAAATTTCTACCAGCAGTCTCCTCAAGGCTCATTCTAACATGCATCTCAAAGCTCTCCCAATTCctaagccacttccacatttttagatatttgttacAGAGGCAACCCACTTCTTGGCAACAAAATTTGTATTTGTCaaggctctccagagaaacagaaccaatagcatATGTAGATAGGTAAGATAGAtagttttacaatattttaaggaattggctcctGTGATAGTGGAGATACAAATCCAAAATCTGCAGCGTAGGctggctggagacccaggagagagTTGTCATCAGAGTCCAAAGGCAGCCTGCtagcagaattccttcttgctcagggGGAGAGCAGTCTTTCTTTGTTCTATTAAGGCCTTCACCTGATTGATTGGCTGAGGTCCACCCACAGCACGGAATGTACTGTGCTTCGCCCATAGTCCACCAGTTGAAACGTTGATCTCATCCAAAAAAACACATCATAGAAACATCCAAAATAATACTTGaacaaatatctgggcactgtggcccaCCAAGGTGatacacaaaattaaccatcatagtctttattgcagttttcatttctttccttaggTCCCTTTGAAATCAATCAGACATGTCAGCTTTCAAGATGAGGATGAGATTGTCAGAATAAACCCTCGAGATATCTTAATACGTCGTTATGCAGACTACAGACATCCTGACATGTGGAAAAATGACTTGGAGAGAGATGATACTGACTCCAATATTCACTTTCCTAAACCAGACAGTAAAAAATCAGACTATCTGTACTCTTGTGGGGATGAGACTAAGTTAAGTTCACTCAAAGACTCTGTGGTATTTAAGACACAACCTTcctcattaaaatttaagaagtcAAAACGAAGAAAAGAGGATGGTGAACGTTCTCGCTGCGTTTACTGCCAGGAGAGGTTTAATCATGAAGAAAATGGCAGGGGAAAATGTCAGGATGCTCCAGACCCTATTAAAAGATGCATATATCAAGTTAGTTGCATGCTCTGTGCAGAGAGCATGTTGTATCATTGTATGTCAGACTCAGAGGGAGATTTTTCTGATCCCTGTTCATGTGACACTAGCGATGACAAATTCTGCTTACGATGGTTAGCCCTGGTAGCTTTGTCTTTCATTGTACCATGTATGTGCTGCTACGTCCCTTTGAGAATGTGCCATCGCTGTGGCGAGGCGTGTGGTTGCTGTGGTGGGAAACATAAAGCTGCTGGATGAAATGATCCAGTGCCAGAATGAGCTTAAAATCTTTGTTTCCAGGAATTAGCTAACTTGGATTTGTGGAAGCTTTTGGCAAGCAATATGGAATCTTGCCTGGTATCATTGGGGCCACACGTGGAGGAAGCAGAATTCATCAGTTCTTGGCATTTCACAAATGCTAGCCATGCCTAACTTTTTCCCTTGAGTGCATGGCATGTTTTGTTACAGGTTGTAGTATTTGCAGAAGGAAACCATTTCTGGTTATTGGCTATAAAAAGTCAGCataaaacatgatccaactaAAAGGGAttaattttttggcatttttgtatatttatgcaTTAGGTGATGGGACTTTTAAAGGTTTGAATTTATTAGGACATGAACTAAAAAGTGCACTAGGGGACAGTTGATTTCAATCTAAGAAAAGTTAACACTTGggaattataagaaataaaacaagtgcAACTAAATCATTTATTAGTTGTTTTTTGAAAGCAGTTTTATGtataaataacaaatgtttatatttaactAAATGTAAGGTACGAATTATTACATATTAaacttttcttccccttcctagTTCTGAAGTAGATAGACATCTATCTACTGTCACATtccatatattttgaatatttaactCATCTAGTTAACGTTTTTATTCCATGTGAATGATTTGATATTTTCATCCTCATTTCTCTTTGGCTACAATTTATATTGAGTTATATCTGTACATTATGGTAATCTAAAGtccttaaaaatattctaatagcCTTGAGTGACcaactttttttaaagcacagatgTAATTGTCTAATGTTCTGATGGGAACGtaacacttatttttatataaaaagagactgagtaaacatagaaaaaagtgaggtttttttagttgtttgttttttgtggtaTTCAACCAGCAAGTTGTTTTCTTTCAGAGTTTCCTCCTTCAAAAAATCATACTGCATTTACAAATGTTTTACAAGGCAAAAAGCGTAACTGGATAGTTATTGTAAAAGTTTCCTCATGAGATCTCCGTTTATCATTCTAACTCAGAATATGTTCAGCTgtgttactaatttttttaagttaatccTCAGTGCTTATTATTTACATAACAATGGTAGCTTTTCTcagttgcattttatttttatttaaactggCCAAAAGCagaattattttatgttaaaaatgtgtGCTAAACTATCCCAGGAAAGTATTTAATCCAACATTGTGAATGAAATATCttgtacatataaatttatttcttttgcagaGCATTATATTACTGGATGTTTAATTTACAAAGTAGTTGGGTAAATGTTCCAACAAACTGTTTAGTACCttgaggtcattttttttttaagtgttacaTTAAAACTCTAACCAAGGAAAGGGTTCTTTAAGAACATTCCCTTAGAGGGATAAAGTTGAGAagtgtgcctttttttttttttttttttttttttttaatggcttgaAGTTGACGTTTCAGaggtgataaaaattaaaatcacactaCCATTGGAAGCTCATTTTCTATGCAGGTCTTAAATGTCATTTATGTATCATTCTTTTTGTATGTCACACTGAAGCCTGTGTTACCTTTCTTCTTTTGCCCCATATCAAACTGAACAATGTATATAACACTATCTGtctgtaaaatactttttttaagaaagcatttatatttatatgacagCTTGAACTGACAACATTGTGTATATAGATCATCTTGAAGTATTATTTCacattgaaaagaagaaaaatatattgataactATAGATGTTATGAAGAAGAGGGTATTTCTAGTTTTGTACTAAAAATCAATTGGATGAACTAAATCCAAAACATGACATTATTGTAGCAGCGattttaagtcttatttttaCTGTTTGTATATGTGAATGCTGCTACACCAGATGATCTTCATCCCTGAAGTTTTCAGCTAAACTTGGTTTCCTAGAATAGACTGTtaactttcaaaattaatttttattggtGAAATGGAAATATTGGTTTTCCTTGtgaataaattttcatatttgtaaGTGCTGAGTTTATAATTCAGGTTTGAGCAAGGTGTGAATTACTGAAGAAAATAACTTGCTGGCTATATAGGAAAATGCTGTGGAAGTGAACTGTGTATATACTTCTGGGAAGAACAAATTTAATCATTTCTTCTGTTAAGCACTAATCAGTATAGTGCGACTCCTGGTTCTGTACTGTATTTTATATGCGACATAtatgctttaatattttaatgtttgtgcattaatattttcaatttgtttaacCACTTTGCTGCTAAGATTTTGCCGTCCCATTCCCattttttcctttacaattttAAACAAGTTTCTTCATTAAAAACTATGGTGATGAAATGGTTTTTATTTCACCTTGGATCTTTATAGTTAAAACACACAGTTTCCAAATCAGTCTAGAAGACTAACTGGTGATATACTGTTATCTGAATCCCTGTGTGGAAATTTTCTCTTGAGTGAATTAGAATTCCTATGTGAAAACAAATGGGTAGTTTAAatctctgatttttaaacatGTGTATAGGTACATTCAGGAagattttctcattctctctacAAATTTGGCACTGCCTGCCAATTGGCTTTTCCTCTAAaacttgtctttgtttttaatcttagTGTAATCAAATGGCTCAACAAAACTTCCTTAGTAATAGTTAAATATTGAAGATGAAATCATCTAGATGGCATACGAGGAAAAACTTGTTTTGTTCAGAGTTGATAATTCTTAAATGACATTTCTTCTGTCTTGAAAAGAGGAATTATTTGATGTCTGAAGAAATATGCGATGTGGAGCTTCAGCACCACCTACTGGATGATTTCCAGACCAGAGACATGAGATGACAATAGGGATCTGACAGGGATCATCACTACCACTAAAGGGCTATTTGAGTGGTGGCCACCTCCTACCAGCGAAACCAGGAGTAAGAAATATCTCAAAGGAACTTTAAAATGATTCTTTTCCCTAATGTGTCTTGTTGGCtcactgaaagattttaagcaCTTTTGTCTTACATatcctgttttaaaatatttattgatatttgggACTGGCACTCAGTCTTAATGGATATGCTGAGACATTTATAGAACCAGTTCCTTTAACTCTGAAAAGCCATTACCAAAAtggtattcttattttttcctcccaTTGCCAGTcagggagaattaaaaaaaaaaaaaaaaacagaaacaaaaaaaccataatcacctgtatttcattttgaatttcagagagagtgtgtgtatgtttctgaGATAATGATGGGGCAGGGGGTAAAATTTAAAGGGAAAGACTCGAAACTACCTATTTTCATTGGTTGTTCAGCAGTGCCTAAAATGAGcttttgaaataatacaaatgCACTTTCAATTCATGTGTATAGTGCCATCTGATATCTTGGGTAAgtctggctttttctttttcctctccccttctcccttaaTTAAATGGCACAGAGATGTTTTTTAATATCTATGTAAGTCTACAGAGTACAGGAAACATAATACTTCTagatgggcaaggtaaagaactTTAAGGATATTTGTCTTGTTGAAATTTACTTTAGGTTTTGTGATTACACTTGGAAATATGTGTTTAAGATTGGGTTTTTAGTTGTAGCCCAAAGGTGCATTAAGCAAGTGTAGCATTTTTCTACATGAAACTTAGAAAACTTCAGTTACCCGAAAAACACAGATTCTTTGCTAAGTAGTATTCTCATTCTTGATTTGGTCTCTGTGATCACATTTCTAAGTGTAAGAGAAAGCACTAGAAACTTGGATTATTGTTGCACTAAAAAAATTAGACTATAAATcatgataataatagcaccatAAGGTGTTTCACAGTGAGGCAaacattcaaaaaaaaagaatgtttaagaaaagaaatacaaccTGAAGTAATTAAtataaaccaaaaacaaaacaaaagggcTTTAAGGTATTAAGGTACTGTTTGCCTAGCAGCCAGGTGGTTACAAAACTTTCATATGCTTTGGTACACTgataaatgttagccattgttCCTGAAAGCTTCTTAAATTGCATAAATTGttagttttgaaattttcaagAATAATCTAGTTGAAAAGCCTTTGtatgaaaaatacatatagattTTTGTGAACATTTCCAATGTGTAGTGTCATTTGCTTTCTATTCCTGATCTCAAAAGTGCCTCACTTGtatattatttccattaaaagCTTGACTGCATTCTTTCTAATAAGCAACAAAAAACTGTTTAAATCATGTCATAATGTATCTCCTCAGATATAGTTAACTAGCTTGATAGTTTTGAGTACATAatgtaaatatgcatatataaatttgTAACCATTTTTGTTACATCATACCCATGTAATTGGACATATCAGATGATATCATAAGAATTTGTTTTAATGGTTTCCCCCACCCTGGAATTACCTGATTAAACCTATCATGAAATATAAAAGGACTTTTTCTTACTCTTCTAGAGCATATCAAGTTATCACATAAGACATACTTACTGAAGGAGAAAGTCATAAAAAATAGAAGCTTTTGATCAtaattttttgttcctttctttagAGGTATATTTTTTAACTACAAGTTTATGTACAGTTCATATTAATGACTTATTTATCTTTGAttgtattcagattttttttagtcttttacctaatacattatatttattggttTGGTAACATATTGCAACTAAATTGGGATTAAACACTTTAATTGATATGTGGCAAATGCTTAACCCAAGAttactactgattttttttattatagtcagtTTCACAGTGTCACTTAACTtgcaatataaacaaaaataataacctaAATGAAAAACTATTAGGACAGTACTCTAATTAAAAATCAGAGTTTATCTCAATACCAGAATAACTTGGATTACTACATTATAGTTGTGTTTATTTGAAAAACCAAGACATAAGTATACCTGTACCATGAATTATGAAATACAGTCTTATGTGCTTATTTACAGGTTTTCAGAAAGTTGCTTTATATTCTTCCCATCAGGTTAATACCCACAAATTAGTAGAATAGTTTTTACATCAGAAATTTAAACTAGGGTTCCTGCTTGGCCATCAATATAATGCTATGCACACAGTgctccttaaagaaaaaaaaatcaatagtatgAAAGCTATAGccaattcctttaaaattaactGCTCTAAGTTTTGCAGTTTTAGCAAGATCTGAAATGATGGttcaaaaa encodes:
- the SPRED1 gene encoding sprouty-related, EVH1 domain-containing protein 1; its protein translation is MSEETATSDNDNSYARVRAVVMTRDDSSGGWLPLGGSGLSSVTVFKVPHQEENGCADFFIRGERLRDKMVVLECMLKKDLIYNKVTPTFHHWKIDDKKFGLTFQSPADARAFDRGIRRALEDISQGCPESKNEAEGVDDLQATEEDTSSSLVKDHLFQQETVVTSEPYRSSNVRPSPFEDLNARRVYMQSQANQITFSQPGLDIQSRSMEYVQRQLSKECGSLKSQNRVPLKSIRHVSFQDEDEIVRINPRDILIRRYADYRHPDMWKNDLERDDTDSNIHFPKPDSKKSDYLYSCGDETKLSSLKDSVVFKTQPSSLKFKKSKRRKEDGERSRCVYCQERFNHEENGRGKCQDAPDPIKRCIYQVSCMLCAESMLYHCMSDSEGDFSDPCSCDTSDDKFCLRWLALVALSFIVPCMCCYVPLRMCHRCGEACGCCGGKHKAAG